In a single window of the Terriglobus roseus genome:
- a CDS encoding bifunctional 4-hydroxy-2-oxoglutarate aldolase/2-dehydro-3-deoxy-phosphogluconate aldolase yields MDRTAVLERIGQVGVLPVLRASTSDAAMALADAIAEGGIAALEVTMTVPGAIGVMRRLVTERPELLIGAGTVLDPETARMCILEGAQFVVSPALNLATVSLCRRYSVAVLSGALTPTEVIAAWQAGTDIIKVFPASAMGGAKYLKSLKAPLPQVELIPTGGVSLSNAREFLEAGAFALGVGADLADEKAILEGRAQDVTAIARKYEAIVREYQSTF; encoded by the coding sequence ATGGACAGGACAGCAGTTTTAGAGCGTATTGGACAGGTCGGCGTCTTGCCGGTGCTGCGAGCCAGCACAAGCGACGCGGCCATGGCACTTGCCGATGCAATCGCAGAGGGCGGCATCGCAGCGCTTGAGGTCACCATGACAGTCCCCGGCGCGATCGGCGTGATGCGGCGACTGGTCACGGAACGGCCGGAGTTGTTGATTGGCGCAGGCACCGTGCTGGATCCGGAGACGGCGCGCATGTGCATCCTGGAGGGCGCACAGTTCGTCGTCAGTCCTGCGCTGAATCTTGCGACGGTTTCGCTTTGCCGGCGCTATTCGGTTGCCGTGCTTTCAGGCGCGCTGACACCCACTGAGGTCATCGCTGCCTGGCAGGCCGGCACTGACATCATCAAGGTCTTTCCGGCCAGCGCCATGGGCGGTGCCAAGTATCTCAAGTCACTCAAGGCGCCGCTGCCGCAAGTGGAGCTGATCCCGACCGGTGGGGTGTCGCTGTCGAACGCTCGCGAGTTTCTGGAGGCAGGCGCCTTCGCGCTTGGTGTCGGTGCAGACCTTGCGGATGAGAAAGCAATCCTGGAAGGCCGCGCGCAGGATGTCACGGCCATCGCCAGGAAGTACGAGGCGATTGTGCGCGAGTATCAGTCGACCTTCTAA
- a CDS encoding DUF2147 domain-containing protein, producing the protein MSGACLQLFAGIAGAQQSGMLGYWKEPGGSIVQVATCGKDICVNIVSISPTAPGRVDNNNPDASLRGRSLCGLRIGEGFEPVSPTKAEEGKLYDPKSGRTYRGRMESHGDELNLRGYVGISILGRTEKWSRTSVTKVCAR; encoded by the coding sequence TTGTCGGGGGCATGTCTGCAGCTCTTTGCCGGCATCGCAGGCGCGCAGCAGAGTGGAATGCTGGGCTATTGGAAGGAGCCAGGCGGGTCCATTGTTCAAGTCGCGACGTGCGGCAAAGACATTTGCGTCAACATCGTCTCGATCAGCCCAACGGCTCCGGGGCGCGTGGATAACAACAACCCAGATGCCAGCCTTCGTGGGCGATCGCTCTGCGGTCTGCGCATTGGAGAAGGCTTTGAGCCGGTGTCACCGACCAAGGCGGAAGAAGGAAAGCTCTACGATCCAAAGTCCGGCAGAACGTATCGCGGCCGGATGGAAAGTCATGGCGACGAACTGAACCTGAGGGGCTACGTTGGCATTTCTATCCTGGGCAGGACGGAGAAGTGGAGCCGCACCTCAGTGACGAAGGTCTGTGCCCGATGA
- a CDS encoding sugar kinase → MNANGGLQIRSAETCKWDLLSLGEVMLRFDPGEDRISRTRHFRVWEGGGEYNVARGLRRCFGMRTSLVTALADNAVGRLLEDMMLQGGVDLSHLRWTAFDGVGEASRNGVYFLERGFGNRPAMGMMDRGHTPISQLQPGDVDWDSIFGAEGVRWFHTGGIMCALSASATEVVRGAMTSARRHGVLVSYDCNYRPSLWKRRGGRQGAASINRELAPLVDVLLGHDGDLAREIGASSQGPPSHDEESYAAMARGICGDFPNIQAIATTTRKATVANRNDWGAFAWMDGEVYRGAQYNDLEIFDRVGGGDSFAAGLFYGLMNNRGMQWSLDCGVAHGALAMTTAGDNSMFTLAEVEHAMTRNGAAVQR, encoded by the coding sequence ATGAACGCAAACGGTGGGCTGCAGATTCGCTCTGCTGAGACATGTAAGTGGGATCTATTGAGCCTGGGCGAAGTGATGCTCCGCTTTGATCCCGGCGAGGACCGCATCTCGCGCACACGGCACTTTCGTGTGTGGGAGGGTGGCGGCGAATACAATGTGGCGCGTGGTCTGCGCCGGTGCTTCGGCATGCGCACCTCGCTGGTGACAGCGCTCGCAGACAACGCCGTGGGTCGCCTGCTGGAAGACATGATGCTGCAAGGTGGAGTGGACCTGAGCCATCTGCGCTGGACTGCCTTCGATGGCGTGGGGGAAGCCAGCCGCAATGGCGTGTACTTCCTGGAGCGTGGCTTCGGCAACCGGCCGGCGATGGGCATGATGGATCGTGGTCACACGCCCATCTCCCAGTTGCAGCCGGGCGACGTCGATTGGGACAGCATCTTCGGGGCAGAAGGGGTGCGCTGGTTCCACACCGGCGGCATCATGTGTGCGCTGTCCGCGTCTGCCACTGAGGTAGTGCGTGGGGCGATGACCTCAGCGCGTCGCCATGGCGTCCTGGTTTCTTACGACTGCAACTATCGGCCGTCGCTGTGGAAGCGTCGCGGCGGAAGACAGGGCGCTGCATCGATCAATCGTGAGCTTGCGCCGCTGGTGGATGTGCTGCTGGGCCACGATGGCGATCTTGCACGGGAAATCGGCGCATCGTCGCAGGGACCGCCGTCGCACGATGAAGAGAGCTACGCAGCGATGGCGCGGGGCATCTGCGGTGACTTCCCGAACATCCAGGCGATCGCCACCACGACGCGCAAAGCGACCGTTGCCAATCGGAATGACTGGGGCGCCTTCGCCTGGATGGACGGCGAGGTGTATCGCGGTGCGCAGTACAACGATCTCGAAATCTTCGATCGCGTGGGTGGTGGTGATTCTTTCGCAGCGGGCTTGTTCTACGGCCTGATGAACAATCGTGGCATGCAGTGGTCGCTGGACTGCGGCGTGGCGCACGGCGCCCTCGCCATGACAACCGCGGGAGACAACTCGATGTTCACACTGGCTGAGGTGGAACACGCCATGACCCGCAACGGCGCCGCCGTGCAACGCTAA
- a CDS encoding methyltransferase domain-containing protein yields the protein MDLEQVNRLTFAYRPTLDWLGKVIGQEKRTLHIVDVGSGGGDMLRMVESWAKRNNLAVRLTGIDLNPYAARAAAERTPRRSKIAWVTGDAFSYRPDVPIDLVLSSLFTHHLADEEIVRFLAWMERVTERGWFINDLHREPFPYFGFQLLARVMRWHRFVQHDGPISIRRAFRHDDWTRYLTAANVSARAAHLVTYRPARLCVSRVKV from the coding sequence ATGGATCTCGAGCAGGTGAATCGACTGACCTTCGCGTACCGCCCTACGCTCGACTGGCTGGGGAAAGTCATAGGTCAGGAGAAGCGCACCCTGCATATCGTGGATGTGGGCAGTGGCGGTGGTGACATGTTGCGGATGGTCGAGAGTTGGGCAAAGCGAAACAATCTTGCGGTGCGGCTGACTGGGATTGATCTGAATCCTTATGCGGCGCGCGCTGCTGCGGAAAGGACGCCGCGCCGATCGAAGATCGCATGGGTCACGGGCGATGCCTTTTCGTATCGGCCTGACGTTCCTATCGATTTAGTCCTCAGTTCTTTATTCACGCATCATCTGGCCGATGAGGAGATTGTTCGCTTCCTCGCGTGGATGGAGCGCGTGACGGAACGTGGCTGGTTCATCAACGATCTGCACCGCGAGCCGTTTCCCTACTTTGGCTTTCAACTGCTGGCACGCGTTATGCGTTGGCACCGCTTCGTGCAACACGATGGACCAATCTCCATACGCCGCGCGTTTCGCCACGACGATTGGACCAGGTATCTGACTGCCGCAAACGTGTCGGCCAGGGCGGCGCACCTCGTTACCTATCGGCCGGCGAGGTTGTGCGTCTCGCGCGTGAAGGTATGA
- a CDS encoding cyclase family protein: MNRLITTLAFAALFALPCAAQTPSQPRESLTKAQFDEMFHKLSNWGRWGKDEQKGTLNLITPAKRQQAAKLVTAGISVSLARDLNTAKEIDNPDPFQDAMALGADGKFNTDTYKVNFHGFGFSHFDALSHTFYDGKLYNGFSDHAITPHGGEVLDATQYRDGIFTRGVLIDIPWLRGLPYLEKTGHISAADLDLWERKTGVHVTSGDAVLIRTGRWALRNAKGPWDISSAAAGLDPSAVAWLHKRDVAFLVSDAAHDALPSAVQGIDYPIHILTIVAMGMSLADQCNLEDVAATALKLHRQTFLLTLAPIRIKGGTGALINPIATF; encoded by the coding sequence ATGAATCGCCTTATCACCACGCTGGCTTTCGCTGCTCTCTTCGCACTGCCCTGTGCGGCACAGACGCCATCGCAGCCGCGCGAGTCGCTGACGAAGGCGCAGTTCGATGAGATGTTTCACAAGCTTTCGAACTGGGGGCGCTGGGGTAAGGACGAGCAGAAGGGCACGCTGAATCTGATCACGCCGGCGAAGCGTCAGCAGGCGGCAAAGCTGGTGACGGCGGGTATCTCTGTCTCCCTGGCGCGCGACCTCAATACGGCGAAAGAGATCGATAACCCCGATCCATTTCAGGATGCGATGGCGCTTGGCGCTGACGGCAAGTTCAACACCGACACTTACAAGGTGAACTTCCACGGCTTTGGCTTCAGCCACTTTGATGCGCTGTCGCATACCTTCTACGACGGCAAGCTTTACAACGGATTTTCTGACCATGCGATTACACCTCATGGCGGCGAAGTGCTCGATGCCACGCAATATCGTGATGGCATCTTCACGCGTGGTGTTCTCATCGACATCCCCTGGCTGCGCGGCCTGCCTTATCTCGAAAAGACGGGTCACATCTCTGCCGCGGACCTCGATCTCTGGGAGCGTAAGACCGGCGTGCATGTGACCTCGGGTGATGCCGTGCTGATCCGGACGGGGCGTTGGGCTCTGCGCAATGCGAAGGGGCCATGGGACATCTCCAGCGCCGCTGCCGGTCTCGATCCTTCAGCGGTCGCATGGCTTCACAAGCGGGACGTGGCCTTCCTGGTGAGCGACGCCGCGCATGACGCGCTACCGTCTGCGGTCCAGGGCATCGACTATCCCATCCACATCCTGACCATTGTGGCGATGGGAATGTCCCTCGCGGATCAGTGCAACCTGGAGGATGTCGCCGCGACAGCCTTGAAGCTCCACCGCCAGACCTTCCTGCTGACCCTTGCTCCAATCCGGATCAAGGGTGGAACGGGCGCGCTCATCAACCCCATCGCGACCTTCTAA
- a CDS encoding MFS transporter codes for MAFEPSQSSGAATTDLSKYPDLKRRWLYIIPAVFVTYSLAYVDRANYGFGAAAGLAETLHITAAQSALLGSLFFFGYFIFQIPGAAYARKRSARKLIFLSLISWGILASLTGVIKSYWWLAADRLLLGAAESFILPGMLILLTKWFTRSERSRTNTMLILGNPVTVLWMSAVTGYIIKAFGWQMTFIIEGLPSVLWGVVWYFVIRDKPEDAAWISKESAQELTATLASEQGVIPKVASLTVALRNPNVILLCLQYFFWSIGVYGFVLWLPVMIRKGSSQGIGATGLLSAIPYAVAALLMIVVSFYSDRTAQRTRFVWPFLILAGAAFFGSYLTAGMNFFVAFGFLILAGGAMYAPYGPFFAIIPEMLPGNVAGEVTALINSMGALGSFLGSYLVGYLQASTGNSKAGYLLMSVALTVSGILILVLRPVQQVDAMAETSDLALAE; via the coding sequence ATGGCTTTCGAACCCTCTCAAAGCTCCGGCGCGGCTACCACTGATCTCTCGAAATATCCCGACCTGAAGCGTCGCTGGCTCTACATTATTCCTGCCGTCTTCGTTACGTACAGTCTTGCGTACGTCGATCGCGCGAACTATGGCTTTGGCGCAGCGGCTGGCCTGGCGGAAACACTGCACATCACCGCCGCACAGTCGGCGCTCCTGGGTTCCCTGTTCTTCTTCGGCTACTTTATCTTCCAGATTCCCGGCGCAGCCTACGCCCGCAAGCGTTCCGCTCGGAAGCTTATCTTCCTGTCGCTCATCAGCTGGGGCATTCTCGCTTCGCTGACCGGCGTCATAAAGTCGTACTGGTGGCTCGCCGCAGATCGCCTGTTACTGGGTGCGGCCGAAAGCTTCATCCTGCCGGGCATGTTAATCCTGCTGACCAAGTGGTTCACGCGGTCGGAGCGCTCACGCACGAACACCATGCTCATCCTCGGAAATCCGGTCACGGTGCTTTGGATGTCCGCGGTGACGGGCTACATCATCAAGGCCTTCGGATGGCAGATGACCTTCATCATTGAAGGTCTGCCGTCGGTGCTGTGGGGCGTTGTCTGGTACTTCGTCATTCGCGACAAGCCGGAAGATGCTGCATGGATCAGCAAGGAGTCTGCCCAGGAATTGACGGCCACACTGGCGAGCGAGCAAGGCGTTATCCCGAAGGTGGCGAGCCTTACCGTGGCGCTGCGGAACCCTAACGTCATCCTGCTTTGCCTGCAGTATTTCTTCTGGTCCATCGGCGTCTACGGCTTCGTGCTGTGGCTGCCGGTGATGATCCGCAAAGGTTCGTCACAAGGCATTGGTGCCACCGGCCTGCTGAGCGCTATCCCTTACGCGGTCGCGGCCCTGCTGATGATCGTTGTCAGCTTCTACTCAGACCGCACGGCGCAGCGAACACGCTTTGTGTGGCCGTTCCTCATACTCGCAGGCGCAGCATTCTTCGGGTCTTATCTGACGGCCGGCATGAATTTCTTCGTCGCCTTCGGCTTCCTGATCCTTGCCGGTGGCGCCATGTACGCACCCTACGGCCCGTTCTTCGCCATCATTCCAGAGATGCTCCCGGGCAACGTCGCCGGCGAGGTCACCGCGCTGATCAATAGCATGGGAGCGCTTGGCTCGTTCCTTGGCAGCTATCTCGTGGGCTATCTGCAGGCGTCTACGGGAAATTCCAAGGCAGGCTACCTCTTGATGTCCGTTGCACTGACGGTGTCAGGAATCCTGATCCTGGTGCTGCGACCCGTACAACAGGTAGACGCCATGGCAGAGACGAGCGACCTGGCGCTAGCCGAGTAG
- a CDS encoding acyl carrier protein: protein MTELEVECIRRIAEEKLIPAESITLDTSLESLAIDSLDRVTLAFDLEEKYGVEIPEAKLHQIMTVRDVVVAVQQALTKKQQAIAGGTGAA, encoded by the coding sequence GTGACGGAACTGGAAGTGGAATGCATCCGACGGATTGCCGAAGAGAAGTTGATTCCGGCAGAGTCCATCACGCTGGACACCTCGCTGGAATCGCTGGCGATCGATTCGCTTGATCGTGTCACGCTTGCCTTCGATCTGGAGGAGAAATACGGTGTGGAGATTCCCGAAGCGAAGCTGCACCAGATCATGACCGTGCGCGATGTTGTCGTCGCTGTGCAGCAGGCGCTTACGAAGAAGCAGCAAGCGATTGCGGGCGGTACGGGCGCGGCATGA
- a CDS encoding beta-ketoacyl-[acyl-carrier-protein] synthase family protein — translation MRRVVLTGAGCVTAIGHDVATFRSNLFAGISGIHDVEDVPPGELHFSTIASVRGFVASDWLMASQTKLAERSSQFAIASARQALSASGLMKAYAGSDVAAVFGCSAGGRTAEEPETAKLYTQGGRIHPLTVPRAMASAGTSLVCIEHGITGPAYNVSTACASGAHALGQAFHMVRSGMVEAAIAGGHEAPLTFGFLKGWDSLHVVSPTVCRPFAADRDGMTLGEGAALVTMEAMDAAVARGAPVLAEIVGFGMSSDGHHMTQANPAGPAAAMLRALQDAHAMPSEVGYVNAHGTGTDVNDRAEADALHRVFGDDARTLPVSSTKRLHGHAMGASGAIELLATALALHEGVLPGNGHIHVDEALNLQGVLRENRKTDASMALTNSFAFGGLNAVIALRRYVP, via the coding sequence ATGAGACGTGTTGTTCTTACAGGTGCAGGATGCGTCACGGCAATTGGTCACGACGTTGCCACCTTCCGTTCAAATCTGTTTGCCGGAATCTCAGGCATTCATGATGTGGAGGACGTTCCTCCCGGTGAGCTTCACTTCAGCACGATCGCAAGCGTGCGCGGTTTTGTGGCTTCGGATTGGCTGATGGCATCGCAGACAAAGCTGGCGGAGCGATCGTCACAATTTGCGATTGCTTCCGCTCGGCAGGCACTGTCGGCATCGGGGCTGATGAAAGCTTATGCGGGCAGCGATGTCGCCGCAGTCTTCGGATGTTCTGCTGGCGGGCGCACTGCCGAGGAGCCTGAGACAGCGAAGCTCTACACGCAAGGCGGACGCATCCATCCGCTGACCGTACCACGGGCCATGGCAAGCGCCGGCACAAGTCTCGTGTGTATTGAGCATGGCATCACCGGCCCCGCGTATAACGTCTCGACGGCATGTGCTTCCGGCGCGCATGCGCTGGGGCAAGCCTTCCACATGGTTCGCTCAGGCATGGTGGAAGCTGCTATCGCCGGTGGACATGAGGCGCCCCTGACCTTCGGATTTCTCAAGGGCTGGGACAGCCTGCACGTCGTCTCTCCCACGGTATGCCGACCCTTTGCGGCGGACCGTGATGGTATGACGCTGGGCGAGGGAGCCGCATTGGTGACCATGGAAGCGATGGACGCTGCCGTAGCGCGAGGTGCGCCGGTTCTCGCTGAGATCGTTGGATTTGGTATGTCATCGGATGGCCATCACATGACGCAGGCCAACCCCGCGGGCCCCGCCGCAGCGATGCTGCGCGCGCTGCAGGATGCTCACGCGATGCCATCCGAGGTCGGCTATGTCAACGCGCATGGAACGGGGACAGATGTGAATGATCGTGCGGAGGCGGATGCGTTGCATCGCGTCTTCGGAGACGATGCGCGCACCCTCCCGGTCAGTTCGACAAAGAGACTGCATGGCCATGCCATGGGGGCCTCGGGAGCGATTGAGCTACTGGCAACTGCGCTTGCGCTGCACGAAGGTGTGCTGCCGGGGAACGGTCACATCCATGTCGATGAAGCACTGAACCTGCAAGGTGTTCTTCGCGAGAACCGGAAGACCGATGCCTCAATGGCGCTCACTAATTCATTCGCCTTCGGCGGTTTGAATGCCGTGATCGCTTTACGGAGGTACGTCCCGTGA
- a CDS encoding nuclear transport factor 2 family protein → MKQCQLTVPTLLAGAAVLLSGVAHAQSLPPQKRQATPEKVIAEHIAALNACDWNRMMAQYSDNVEFLSKDGNVVKGREAIGKMFKTALMPPAKGGQCGMKLIPEHTVVVDGTVNVVWRAEAPFFAEPYKGSEAFETKDGLLVLQVTTWDPAAIKMKK, encoded by the coding sequence ATGAAGCAGTGTCAACTTACCGTCCCTACCCTGCTCGCAGGTGCAGCCGTGTTGCTGTCCGGCGTGGCCCATGCACAAAGCCTGCCACCGCAGAAGCGCCAGGCAACACCGGAGAAAGTAATCGCGGAACATATCGCGGCGCTGAATGCCTGTGACTGGAATCGCATGATGGCACAGTACAGCGACAACGTGGAATTCCTCTCAAAGGACGGCAATGTCGTCAAAGGCCGTGAGGCCATTGGAAAGATGTTCAAGACGGCACTGATGCCGCCGGCAAAGGGTGGCCAGTGCGGCATGAAGCTCATCCCGGAACACACGGTCGTTGTGGATGGCACGGTGAACGTGGTGTGGCGTGCAGAGGCTCCCTTCTTCGCCGAACCGTATAAGGGTTCTGAGGCGTTCGAGACGAAGGATGGCCTGCTGGTGTTACAGGTGACCACGTGGGATCCGGCCGCCATCAAGATGAAGAAGTAG
- a CDS encoding type III polyketide synthase: MASRVYLERIATATFDSDVHEAFVRYAHGMLREERSRALFLRMAERSGITARYSPLFIDGTHGPTDVDAYEFYQSGSFPATAQRMALYKQFAPVLMRRALDRLALSQEERQRVRHVIVTSCTGFYAPGLDFDAVDYLGLDPSVERTMIGFMGCYAAMNALKQARHIVRSEPDDSVLVINLEICTLHLQESQELGEVLSFLVFGDGCAASLVSARPTGFELESFRAIRLENTSNLITWDIGDQGFDMVLSGQVPTAVGQALEAHRKDFVHDGSVALWAVHPGGRSVLDAVEDALALPTGALQASRDVLRQYGNMSSATVMFVLESIMRTARAGQRGCAMAFGPGLTAETMNFVTAPQS; the protein is encoded by the coding sequence ATGGCGAGCAGGGTTTACCTCGAGCGGATCGCGACCGCTACATTCGACAGTGATGTCCACGAGGCGTTTGTCCGCTACGCGCATGGAATGCTTCGGGAAGAACGTAGCCGCGCACTGTTCCTGCGCATGGCGGAACGTTCCGGTATCACTGCGCGCTACTCGCCGCTGTTCATCGATGGAACGCACGGCCCCACCGATGTGGATGCGTACGAGTTCTACCAATCCGGCAGCTTCCCCGCGACTGCGCAACGCATGGCGCTCTACAAACAGTTTGCGCCCGTCCTGATGCGCCGTGCGCTGGATCGGCTCGCCTTGAGTCAAGAGGAGCGGCAGAGGGTTCGTCACGTCATCGTGACGTCCTGCACCGGCTTCTATGCGCCCGGGTTGGACTTCGATGCGGTGGACTATCTCGGTCTCGATCCCTCGGTAGAGCGCACCATGATCGGCTTCATGGGCTGCTATGCAGCCATGAATGCGCTGAAGCAGGCTCGACATATCGTGCGATCGGAACCGGATGACAGTGTGTTGGTAATCAACCTCGAAATCTGCACCCTGCATCTGCAGGAGTCGCAGGAACTCGGCGAGGTGTTGTCATTCCTTGTCTTCGGCGATGGCTGCGCGGCGTCGCTTGTAAGTGCGCGACCCACAGGTTTTGAGCTTGAGAGTTTCCGCGCGATACGCCTTGAGAACACGTCCAATCTGATCACATGGGATATCGGCGATCAGGGTTTTGACATGGTGCTCTCAGGGCAGGTACCGACCGCGGTAGGACAAGCGCTTGAGGCGCATCGGAAGGATTTTGTGCACGATGGAAGCGTCGCTCTCTGGGCGGTTCATCCGGGGGGACGATCCGTTCTGGATGCGGTGGAAGACGCACTGGCATTACCCACCGGGGCGCTGCAGGCATCGCGCGATGTTCTTCGGCAATACGGCAACATGTCCTCTGCCACGGTGATGTTTGTGCTGGAGTCGATAATGCGGACGGCTCGTGCGGGGCAGCGAGGCTGCGCCATGGCCTTTGGGCCGGGGCTGACCGCGGAGACGATGAATTTCGTCACGGCACCGCAGTCATGA
- a CDS encoding ComEA family DNA-binding protein: MRLGSWISSAAMATGALFLLLPALAGNYVQTPPPAKDLPPGAGHDAFVRVCNGCHVTALVTSQRKSADDWASVVIEMRNRGAVGSDQDLEDIVGYLAANFGPAAAPVRVNVNSASAAEIAGALSLPLAQGNAIVEFREKSGKFKDITALEQVPGADTAKMEAAKDRIDF, from the coding sequence ATGCGGTTGGGAAGCTGGATCAGCAGCGCGGCCATGGCGACGGGAGCGTTGTTCCTGCTGCTGCCGGCGCTGGCTGGGAACTACGTGCAGACGCCCCCACCCGCGAAGGATCTGCCGCCCGGGGCGGGACATGATGCCTTTGTGCGAGTGTGCAACGGCTGCCACGTCACGGCTCTTGTTACTTCTCAGCGCAAGTCGGCCGATGACTGGGCCTCGGTCGTGATTGAAATGCGCAATCGTGGCGCAGTGGGATCGGACCAGGATCTTGAAGACATTGTGGGGTATCTCGCTGCCAATTTTGGTCCCGCTGCCGCACCCGTTCGCGTGAACGTCAATAGCGCTTCCGCTGCCGAAATCGCCGGCGCGCTTTCCTTGCCTCTCGCACAGGGAAATGCGATCGTCGAGTTCCGCGAAAAGAGCGGCAAGTTCAAAGACATCACAGCGCTGGAACAGGTGCCGGGCGCAGACACCGCCAAGATGGAAGCTGCGAAAGACCGCATCGATTTCTGA
- a CDS encoding NAD(P)/FAD-dependent oxidoreductase: MTPIDAEALIVGGGLAGSMVALELAKAGRGAVLLERSKAAHHKVCGEFLSAETIHYLARHNVDLPALGAISLHSVRLVLRRGIVEDRLPFAAYSLTRSVLDEALLTHAAAAGVVVERNSAVEHLQPQGAAWCASVRDGRSFRSANIFLATGKHDLRGFSRPAGTHRGLIAFKMYYRLTPQQHAQLGAAVELILFPGGYAGLQPVEDGRVNLCLLVTGKCLKSVGSNWAGLVPYLFRHAPHLEERLRGAVSLLDAPLTASHIPYGHMQAASRDGLWHLGDQAAVIPSFCGDGMAIALHSGAVAAHHFLKGDRAETYQLQLRSQLGRRLALATRLSQAMVAWPEAAQIARLVPGLLSRIASMTRIPDTALLR; encoded by the coding sequence ATGACTCCCATCGATGCGGAAGCGCTGATCGTGGGCGGCGGCCTTGCCGGCAGCATGGTTGCGCTGGAGCTTGCAAAGGCCGGACGCGGGGCTGTTTTGCTGGAACGGAGCAAGGCAGCGCACCACAAAGTTTGCGGCGAGTTCCTGAGCGCTGAGACGATTCATTACCTGGCGCGCCACAATGTCGACCTGCCCGCACTTGGGGCGATTTCGCTGCATTCCGTTCGGTTGGTGCTGCGGCGCGGGATCGTTGAAGACAGGTTACCGTTTGCTGCATACTCGCTGACGCGCTCCGTGCTCGATGAGGCATTGCTGACGCATGCCGCGGCCGCTGGCGTGGTGGTGGAGCGGAACAGCGCTGTGGAGCATCTGCAACCGCAAGGTGCTGCCTGGTGCGCTTCGGTACGTGACGGACGGAGCTTTCGCTCGGCAAACATCTTCCTCGCCACAGGGAAGCATGATCTGCGGGGATTCTCACGCCCGGCAGGAACGCATCGCGGTCTTATCGCCTTCAAGATGTACTACCGGCTCACGCCTCAACAACATGCGCAACTGGGTGCGGCGGTGGAATTGATCCTGTTCCCGGGTGGCTACGCCGGCCTGCAACCGGTTGAAGATGGCCGCGTAAACTTATGCCTGCTGGTCACAGGAAAATGTCTCAAGAGCGTGGGCAGTAACTGGGCTGGACTTGTTCCATATCTCTTCCGCCATGCACCGCACCTTGAGGAGCGGCTGCGTGGTGCCGTGTCGCTGTTGGATGCACCGTTAACCGCGTCACACATCCCCTACGGCCACATGCAAGCGGCTTCGCGGGATGGCTTATGGCATCTTGGCGACCAGGCGGCGGTCATCCCGTCGTTCTGCGGAGATGGCATGGCGATCGCGCTGCATAGTGGGGCGGTCGCAGCGCACCACTTTTTGAAGGGTGATCGAGCAGAGACATACCAGTTACAACTTCGCTCGCAGCTTGGACGTAGACTTGCGCTTGCGACGCGTCTCTCCCAAGCGATGGTGGCATGGCCGGAGGCAGCGCAGATCGCTCGACTGGTCCCGGGACTGCTTTCTCGCATCGCATCCATGACGCGAATACCGGACACGGCGTTGCTGCGATAA